A window from Streptomyces sp. NBC_00299 encodes these proteins:
- a CDS encoding response regulator transcription factor codes for MIRVLVADDEPLIRAGIRMILTSADDIDVVAEAADGREAVETARSTAVDVALLDIQMPVMDGLTALAELGRAAPGVRALILTTFGERDNVLRALGHGGAGFLLKDSAPQELIHAVRAAAAGNAYLSPAATKHVVDTLASPAATARGEEARRRLADLTAREREVLALLGEGLSNADAGARLHMSEATVKTYVSRILTKLDCENRVQAALLARDAGLEADRG; via the coding sequence GTGATCCGGGTCCTCGTCGCCGACGACGAGCCGCTCATCCGGGCCGGCATCAGGATGATCCTCACCTCCGCCGACGACATCGACGTCGTCGCCGAGGCGGCGGACGGCCGGGAGGCGGTGGAGACCGCCCGGAGCACCGCGGTCGACGTGGCCCTGCTGGACATCCAGATGCCGGTGATGGACGGGCTGACCGCGCTGGCCGAGCTCGGCCGGGCCGCGCCGGGGGTACGCGCGCTGATCCTGACCACGTTCGGCGAGCGCGACAACGTCCTGCGGGCCCTCGGCCACGGCGGCGCGGGCTTCCTGCTGAAGGACTCCGCGCCGCAGGAGCTGATCCACGCGGTACGCGCGGCGGCGGCCGGCAACGCCTATCTGTCCCCGGCCGCCACCAAGCACGTCGTGGACACCCTCGCCTCCCCCGCCGCCACCGCGCGCGGCGAGGAGGCCCGCCGGCGGTTGGCCGACCTGACCGCACGCGAACGCGAGGTCCTGGCCCTGCTGGGCGAGGGCCTGTCCAACGCGGACGCGGGGGCCCGCCTGCACATGAGCGAGGCCACGGTGAAGACGTACGTCAGCCGCATCCTGACCAAGCTCGACTGCGAGAACAGGGTGCAGGCGGCCCTCCTGGCCCGGGACGCGGGCCTGGAGGCGGACCGGGGCTGA
- a CDS encoding sensor histidine kinase, translating to MRAPRAAVYRLRVDVAVIPRTDRPLRARLLAASPWPRKRIIGEVVLTVVLSVTAGLFDGDAGFGARGVAVGLAVAVLSLARRSLPATVLLASSAMAGAVGGAAPLLMYASWSAGSRIMRPGRALAAYAAGFVLYLAVGVHSAAGEEFQLSLLMTAALAAGTFLAMVIVPGLASRYRAQRHALLDALRRHNTQLVREQAMVARQARLLERQRIAQDMHDSLGHQLALIAVHTGALEVDPELGERQREGVGILREASRAAMQELREAVGILRDGVEAPAGQRPHQADAEPPTARVAAAVDGLVEASRAAGAAIELHRSGTVRPLAPAADHAAYRIAQEGLTNAHKHAPGAPITVALRYEPDSLVVEVANGPVPAGAPAAPPAVSGGQGLAGLRERARLVGGMVHTGPGPDGGFRLAGVLPYGGGGETGPRPDGATSVASDDDFRGQCGGGAAGDGGAVIDRSDPQGEFAAIMSSKKKVALGCAVTSVVLVVGVLALGAWGLMALFDEVESGTISAKVYKSAKVGDAEKDVKAKLPEGSSLLTEGQEKNGPPLPEGAACRHYLDIDDDIVYRFCFRDGKLVAKESYKDEI from the coding sequence CCCCGTAAGCGGATCATCGGGGAGGTCGTGCTCACCGTCGTGCTCTCCGTAACGGCGGGCCTCTTCGACGGCGATGCCGGATTCGGAGCGCGGGGCGTCGCCGTGGGCCTGGCCGTCGCCGTACTGTCGCTGGCCCGCCGCTCGCTGCCGGCGACGGTGCTGCTCGCCTCGTCGGCCATGGCCGGGGCCGTGGGCGGCGCGGCGCCGCTGCTGATGTACGCGAGCTGGTCGGCGGGCAGCCGCATCATGCGTCCCGGGCGGGCGCTGGCCGCGTACGCCGCGGGTTTCGTCCTCTACCTCGCTGTGGGCGTCCACAGCGCTGCCGGCGAGGAGTTCCAGCTGTCGCTGCTCATGACGGCCGCGCTGGCAGCGGGCACGTTTCTGGCGATGGTGATCGTGCCGGGGCTCGCCTCCCGCTATCGCGCCCAGCGTCACGCGCTGCTCGACGCCCTGCGGCGGCACAACACCCAGCTGGTGCGCGAGCAGGCGATGGTGGCGCGGCAGGCCCGCCTCCTCGAACGGCAGCGCATCGCCCAGGACATGCACGACAGCCTCGGCCACCAGCTCGCCCTGATCGCCGTGCACACCGGGGCGCTGGAGGTGGACCCGGAGCTGGGCGAACGGCAGCGGGAGGGGGTGGGCATCCTCCGGGAGGCCTCCAGGGCGGCGATGCAGGAGCTGCGCGAGGCGGTCGGCATCCTGCGGGACGGCGTCGAGGCGCCGGCCGGGCAGCGGCCGCACCAGGCCGACGCCGAGCCTCCGACGGCCCGCGTGGCGGCCGCCGTCGACGGTCTCGTCGAGGCGTCGCGGGCCGCGGGCGCGGCGATCGAGCTGCACCGCTCCGGCACCGTACGTCCCCTGGCGCCCGCCGCCGACCACGCGGCGTACCGCATCGCCCAGGAGGGCCTGACCAACGCGCACAAGCATGCGCCGGGCGCCCCCATCACGGTGGCCCTGCGCTATGAACCGGACAGCCTGGTGGTCGAGGTGGCCAACGGGCCCGTGCCGGCCGGGGCGCCGGCGGCCCCGCCCGCGGTGAGCGGCGGCCAGGGCCTGGCGGGCCTGCGGGAGAGGGCACGGCTGGTCGGCGGCATGGTGCACACCGGCCCCGGCCCCGACGGCGGCTTCCGCCTCGCCGGTGTGCTGCCCTACGGCGGCGGTGGCGAGACCGGGCCCCGCCCGGACGGCGCGACCTCCGTCGCCTCGGACGACGACTTTCGGGGGCAGTGCGGCGGGGGCGCGGCGGGCGACGGTGGAGCGGTCATCGACCGTTCCGATCCGCAAGGGGAGTTCGCCGCCATCATGAGCAGCAAGAAGAAGGTCGCCCTCGGCTGTGCCGTCACCTCCGTCGTCCTCGTCGTGGGCGTTCTCGCCCTCGGGGCCTGGGGGTTGATGGCGCTGTTCGACGAGGTGGAGAGCGGCACCATATCCGCGAAGGTGTACAAGTCCGCGAAGGTCGGCGACGCCGAGAAGGACGTGAAGGCCAAGCTGCCGGAGGGCAGTTCCCTGCTCACCGAGGGCCAGGAGAAGAACGGCCCGCCGCTGCCCGAGGGTGCGGCGTGCCGGCACTATCTGGACATCGACGACGACATCGTCTACCGGTTCTGCTTCCGCGACGGGAAGCTGGTCGCCAAGGAGTCCTACAAGGACGAGATCTGA